The genomic interval CATAAAAACCTCAACTTATTCAGAAGTTACATTGAAAACAACTAGAGTATTTGTTTCCTTTTTGACTTTCGTTTGTGAAGCTATATAATACTGCAAAAATTGAGGGTTTTTTAAATGACAATAATTGCCGGTATTGATGAAGCGGGATACGGACCAGTGCTTGGCCCCTTGGTAATCAGTGTTGTGGCACTTGACGTACCTGACGACAAAGCTAATTGTTCATTATGGGATTTGTTAAAAGATGCTATTTCTGATGGACTTCATGGCAGAAAACAACGGCTGGCGGTATGTGACAGCAAAAAACTGTACAGCACACGAAACGGCGTTAAACCGTTGGAAGATGCGGTTCTGTCATTTTTGGGAGTAAAGGGTGTTAAAATTGCCTCTTTTTATCAGTTATTGAATTCCTTATCATGTTTCGACAGGGAAGTAATAGATGGTTATCCCTGGTACACTCAAAAAGATTATGCATTGCCTTTCGCCACAAGCGAGGCTGTTTTTGTAAATTATATTGATTTGCTGCAGCACAGCCTTGCAAAACACGGTATCAGATTTTCTCATGCGGCAAGCTGTGTTGTTGCCGTTCGCGAGTTCAATGAACAAGTGCGGTCATGCGGGAACAAATCTACTGTTTTATTCAATAATAGTATCAAACATGTGGCAAAGTTGCTGAAAGAAAGCAATGGCAATGTAGAATTGCTCATCGATAAACAGGGCGGACGAAATACGTATTCACATTTACTGCAAAAATATTTTCCGGGAAAAGAGATAAAGATTTTGGGAGAAAGCAGTGAAGTTTCTTCATATGTAATAAGCGGGAAAAAACGGAGTATAAAAATATCTTTTGCGGAAAAAGGGGAAACCGTAAGCCTTGCGGCTGCCCTTGCTTCGATATTCAGCAAATACATCAGGGAATTGTTTATGGTTTTAGAAAATCGGTATTGGCTTCAATTGCTGCCGGGCCTGAAGCCAACGGCAGGATATTATACGGACGCACAAAGGTATTTATCGCAAATAGAACAGGTGAGACGGGAAAAAGGTATTTGCGATGACATTCTTATAAGAATAAAATAGGGCGCGTGTTTTACATTTTATCAAACGGGAAATGGCCGTTTGCAGGAACCGGGAAAGGAGTTAGAAGCAAAAATGTCTGTTAACATTGCAATAGTCGGGGCTACAGGCGCAGTTGGCAAGGAATTTTTAAGCATTCTGGAAAGCAGGAAATTTCCGTTGAATGAACTGAGATTGTTGGCGTCAGGGCGCTCGGCGGGAAAAAAAATACTGTTTTGCGGAAAAGATTACATCGTGCAGGAATTAACAAAAAATTCATTTAAAGGCATTAAGATTGCCCTTTTCAGCGCCGGCGCGGATATCAGCAAGGAATATGCGCCTTATGCCATTGAAAGCGGCGCTGTCTGTGTGGATAATTCCAGCGCGTTTCGAATGGATGATGACGTCCCTCTGGTAGTGCCGGAAGTAAACCCATACGATATTCCGAAACATCATGGTATAATTGCGAATCCCAATTGTTCAACAATTCAAATGGTGGTTGCGTTAAAACCTATCCATGACGCCGTAAAAATCAAAAGAGTGGTGGTCTCTACCTATCAGGCGGTATCAGGCGCGGGCCTGAAGGCGATTGATGAGCTTAAAAAGGAGGCAATGAGTATTTTAGAAGGCAAAGAGGGTTTTCAGCGAAAATTATTTCCTCATCAAATAGCATTTAACGTGCTTCCTCAAATTCCCCAGAGCAAAGCATTTTTACCCAATGGCTATACTTCGGAAGAAATGAAGATGGTGAATGAGACCCAGAAGATCATGGGAGACCATTCGATTCGGGTAACTGCGACAACGGTGCGGGTGCCGGTTATTCGCGGCCATAGCGAGTCGGTAAATATAGAAACGGTGAAAAAAATAACGGCAGCGGAGGTGAAAAGACTCCTTTCCACGGCGCCTGGGGTTAAGGTAATCGACGACCCTGCCAATCAGCTCTATCCATTAGCCTCAGAAACGGCAGGAAGGGATGAAGTCTTTGTGGGGCGTATTCGCGAAGACATATCCATTGACAATGGCATCGATATGTGGATTGTAAGTGATAATATTCGCAAGGGCGCCGCCCTCAACGCAATTCAGATTGCAGAGAAGTTGTTGTAATGATTTTAATCTTTTGAGAAAACAGGCAAATGTCCGGAATCCCATAAGCGCCAGGTTGTTTTTGATATTTTTTACACGGAGGCCAATATCGGCAGTCGGCAATCTACAGTCAGCAATCGGCAAATTGTAGACTGTAGACTGTGGCGCTAATTAAATACTTCACTAACTGACCGTGGTTTACCGATGTAATTTCCCTGTGCGTAATTTACCCCTAATTTACGCAGCAATTGCAGTGTATCCCCGGAGTCTGCAAATTCCGCAACAGTTCTTTTTTTTAAACCATGCGCCAACTCAACTATTGCCTTTACCATGTGCTGATCTACCGGATTGTTTGGCAAGTCATTAATAAAGCTGCCGTCAATCTTTAAATAATCAACCGTTAAATGCCTGAGATAATTGAAAGAAGAAAATCCACTGCCAAAATCATCAAGAGAAAAGCGACAATCCATATGCTTAAGCGCTGCAAGAAAGTCCTGCGCTGCAATCATATTTTCCATCATAGCTGTTTCGGTCATCTCAAAAACAATACTTCCCGGCTTAGTGCCACTGGTATTAAACTGATGCTTTATGATCCCTAACAATTCGGTATCGGCAAATGCCTTGCCGGAAAGATTAATATCAAGGAATATACCTCTGTCAGAAAATTGCTGCTCCGCAGCAAGACGGATAGCGCTACAAACGACCCAGCGGTCGATATCACGGATAAGTCCAAAACGTTCTGCAATACTAAGAAATTCTGCGGGGAATATCAATTCATCTTTCTCGCCAAGCATGCGTAGTAATGCCTCATATCCGATAATATTTTTATTTGACAGATCAATCACGGGTTGTAAATGTAATACAAAACGGTCATTGTCCAATGCATTCCTGATCCTCTTTTCCCAGTTTATTTGGGCTTCAATATGTGTTTTTTGTTCCTGGGAAAACACGCAAAACCGGTTACGCCCGCTCTCTTTTGCACGATACATTGCTAAATCAGCATTAACAAGCAATGTTTCAGCATCACGTCCATGTTCGGGGAATATCACAATGCCAATGCTAAACGTCACTTTAGAATGCTCAAAGGTATGTTCTCTGGTCAATTCAAGAATTTCGTTTGCAATTAATCCGGCTTTCTCCCTGTCAGTATAAGGCAATAGTATGGCGAATTCATCTCCGCCAAATCTGGCAAAAATATCGGTATCACGTAAACGGGAACGAAGCATTTCTGCCAGGCGAATAAGAAGTTCGTCTCCAGCCTGGTGTCCGAGGGTATCGTTTACGTATTTAAAATTATCAAGATCGAGAAACAGGAGCGCCCCGGTTGCCCCATACCGTAAGGTCTGGGCAATCCAATACTGCAATTCCTCCTGAAAACGCCTGCGATTAAAGAGATTTGTCAGGGGATCCCGGGTTGCCATGTTCAAAAGTTGGGTCTCGAATTTCTTATGTTCTGTAATATCTTCTTTAATCGCAAGATAATTGGTCACATGACCCTTGTGATTTCTTATGGGGGAAATATGCACGTGTTCCCAGTACAATTCTCCCGTCTTCTTTTTATTCAACAGCTCGCCTTGCCATTCCTTACCCGAAATAATGGTATTCCATAAATTCCTGTATGTTTCATTTGATGTTTTCCCCGATTTTAACATCCGCGGGGTTCGCCCAATAATTTCATCCCCGGTATATCCTGTTAGTTCGGCAAGCTTTGGGTTAACGTATTCAATAATCCCCTCCTTGTCGGTAATAAGAATTGATGCCGGACTTTGTTCTACTACCTGTGACAATTTGCGAATCCTTTCGTCCGCTCTTTTCCGCTCAATCAAACGCCCGAGCTGTAGGGCAAGATTATCCACTACTTCAAAGAATATTGCCTGTGGTTTTTCTTCTTTTCGTGAGAAAAACTCAAATATATACAGTATCTTATCACCTTCTTTTATGGGAAACGCAAATGCTCCCCGTACTCCAATAGCAGCACTTTTTACAATGGCGTGTTGCGCTCTGATACAATTACTATCTTTGGTAACATCCGGAATCCATTCCATTTTCCTGCTGCTAAAGACCTTCCCCGGCAAATCTTCTCCTGGTTTTAAAATAGTATTCTCACCTATCTTTCTCAACAGACTGAACTCTTTGGTGTTTTCAAAATACCATAGCCTTGTAGATTCCAGCCTTATTGCACCATTTACCGTATATATTACCTTACAAATATGACCGACGGGCCATCCTAAATATCTGCACATTTTTTTAAGATATAATCTCATAGTACTGTCAACGGTCAACAAATCATGCGCAGTATCAAACACTTCGTTAATTAATTGCAGGATGGCCTGTTTTTTTCTTTTCTCATCGTCTTTTTTTCTCCGTTCACTAATATCGCGAAAAATAGCAATGATATGTATTTGTCTCCCTATTTGTAGTGTTGAAAATGAAGCCTCCAGAGGGAATTCACTCTTGTTTTTTTTAACGCCTGTAATCTCAATTGTTTCATTAATAATGCACCCCGCTTTAATATTGTTAAAAAAACGCATCTCTGGTTCTGTGTGTTCTGCGCCGCCGATAACGTTGAGGATATTTTTCCCTTTCATTTCTTCTTCCGAATATCCAAATATTTTTTCGGCAGCAGGATTCCAATGCGTAATATGCCCGTTCTCATTTAATACAACAATTCCATCATTTATCACGGACGCTAAATTTGCAAATTTTAGCTCATTTTCCTCTAGTCCGATGTTTTCACCCTCAGAATCTAACAACTGCCTTTCAAGTTTCCTGATTAAATATTCGTTATAATTCCGGCAAAATTCCGTTTCATCTTTTCCGGAAAATGCACTGATAGGGTGTGGAAGATATTTTTTATACCCGTTCAATGTGCTCATCACGGCATCAATAAAAATATCAGCAGGCATCGGTTTCACTAATAATCTATCCGCCCCTAAACTCATGGCATATTCCCTGGCCCTTCTCCCGGTAAATGCCGTAGTGTAAAAGATAAAAGGGATATTTCTCAAATATTTATTTGTTTTACATTTCCGGCAGAATTGAAAACCATCCATATGTGGCATAAGAATATCACAAATTATTAAATCAAACCTGTTATTTTGCAACGTCTCAAATGCCGTCAATCCATTTGTAGCAGAAGTGACTTCTCCGCCGTGCTTTTCCAGCATACGTTCCAGAAAGCGCAAGTCATCTTCTGAATAATTAGCGATAAGTATCTTCATGGTAGTATCGGTTTTTAAATAATGTGCCTTTGCAGCTTCAGGTTTACAACGCAAACCCATACAGTTTATACGGGTAATTGCGCCATATATCTCCTCTTTATCAAAAGTAAGGGCGAAACATTTGCTGCAAATTGGCATAAATGCGTTCATGCCCAAACTGGCAAATGCTTCGCCCCTACACTATGCGGCAGACACCGGTATTATTGGAATTTCTCTAAAAACTAAATTGTTATCAAAAAATTATCCCCGTTTTTAAAAAAGCGTCTTGTTCCCGATGTGGCACTTTTTCTTTCTTAGCCGGCGCACAATGACAAGTACCATCCCCACAATGAGAAAATACAAACATTTTGCAATATCCGATTGAACAAATCCCCCTCCGCCATTTTCATATCCGGCATATACAACACCTCCACATGCAAATAAAACCAAAATTACTATCACCACAGTAGATTTTAATTGTATAAGAAGCTTTTTCTTTTCCATAATTATCTAGTCCTTTCCCTGGCATAAAAACCTATAATTAATCTTGTGAACAATTCCATACATCAGCCTTCTTCATATACTTACGGACGAGAAGATATGTGCCTTCATTTTATTCTTGAATCCATTTCACCATTGTCAGGACAGGCTTGCTTTCTTCATGTGAGTCCACAACCGGAATACGAACAACAATAGCAAAACCCTGTTGTGGTGCTTTCGCCCTAGTCCTGATTTTCATTCCCTTACGGCTCACATCTATAATTTCAGTCTCATGAAGCAATGTCCTTGAATAATCACGGACTTTTACCAGCCATGACAAATAACTACGCTTACTTTTCCGCTTTTCTAATGTTTTGCACTTCATACGGTTAATTTATACAATTTTGAAGTTATGTAAATACCCTAAAAAGAGTACATCCCTACGGATACGCCCATAAGTATGTGTAAGGCAGAAGGCGGAAAAAAATTGCCATAAACAACCTACATTTTATAGACTTATTTCAACAAGTAAATACCCTAAAAAGGATATACCCTTTTGGGTCTATAGATAGCATTTGAAGTAATGGTGTAAATGCTATTTAATTCACTCCCTTACCCTTTAGTAGTTGTTTAAATGAGAAATAGATTGTATTATTTATCTGTTCTGAAATGATAAAACATTGCTTAAACACAGAGTCACAACTGGGAATGAAAATGACGTTTCGACCACTGGTGAGATTACAGATTTAATGTAGAGACACATGCAACCGGAACCAAACAAGCAAAAAATAGAAAATACGAAATTCCAAAGTACGAAATGCGAGAACGGAAATTTATTTTAGGACGAAAAACAAATGACCGGAAAAAATAACCAATTGTTAGAACCATCAAAATATCCTCACCCTCATACCCGTACAAAATCATGGCATCGGATGGTTGCAAATTTCTGCATTTTTTTTCTGGTAATATCCTTAGTCATGCTTTATTTCAGCTATACCGGCAAGCCGCAAGCCGGCCTTTTAGAAATAGGTATTTCCGCTTTTCTTTTTTGCATATTGTTCCATCTCGTCATGAAGTTCTTCCCGCTAATATCTAAGATTATTACCTCACTGCTAATAATTGGATTTGCCGTCTCGCTAGTCTGTATAAACTATCATTTTTTAAAGGTGGAAAAAAAGGATGCGTCCATTGAGGAACTATTGGTGGGTGATTTATTTGTAAATAAAATCATGAAAACATTCAGGAAAGAACCTGTCTCGCCCGCGTTAAAAGGCGGAGTACCAGAACAAATTTTTGCACAAACGGATAGCGTCCCATTAGCAATACCATCCCTTGATCAACTAAAAATGACATTATCCAATCCGATATCCTCGAAGTTTACATCAAAATACAGCGTTGCTCTTTCGCCCGCTATGAAAGAAGGAACACTATTTTTAAAGGCATCATATAAGGGAGATATTGACAGCAAATACATTCTGCCAGGCATTTCCGGCATTCTTGCCGCTACAACAGAAAGCGGCCCCCCTATGTATGAACCTATTGACAAAGGTGATTTCGTCTCTTTCTCTCTTTCTGCATGTAATAAGGAAAAACTCCTTACTGCATCAGATATGCGTATCATTCAACTGCCAATATCTATAGGCGTCGGCGCAGCAACTCATGAAATAAAACTATGCAACCCTATAAGAGAAAACCGTGTGCCAATCGATTAAATTATACATACAGAAAGGAACAAGCCATGAAAACAACTATTATTACAATTATTATTGTTTTTGCTTTAACAACAATCAGTTATTGCCAGAACAAAGAACAGGAAGACCCTACAGATGCTTCCATCAATGCCTTTAAACAGGCAATTGCAGCAAATCCGGAATTTGTTGAGGCGCATTATAACCTTGGAGTGCTTTATGATGAAAAGGGCATGACCGAAGAAGCTATTGGTGCGTATATTAAAACAATCGAAACAGATGCGAATTTTGTGAAGGCGTATAATAATCTTAGTGTAATTTATTACAAACTGAAGCAGACGGACAAGGCGATTGAAACCATAAAAAAGGCCATTGCCATATCGCCAAAGTATTCAGAAGCGCTCTATAACCTTGGAATTTATTATTATGAGAAAACACAATACAATGAAGCGATAAAGGCTTTTAAAGATGCCGTAAAACGAAACACAAGGTTTGACATGGGCTTTTATAATTTAGGAGTCGCTTACGCGGCTATTGATGCCACAGATGAATCTATTGCCGCATTTAAACGGGTGATAGAACTGAATCCTAAATACCCTGACGCATACTATAATCTGGGTGTTGCTTATTCAAAGAAGAATCAGTTTGATGAGGCAATTCAACTGCTTAAAAAAGCTTTGGAAATCAACCCGAAAGACTCGAAGACGCATTTTGCCCTGGGAATCATTTATACGGTCAAAGATAAGGCAAAATAATCTTTTGCGGCATGAATAGTAAGAATACCGTACCACAATGGCGGGCCTACATCAGGTGCATTTTGTGAATTCATTCACCAGGTGGTCAATAGATTCTTTCGTTTTTGTCTCTGTTACACACAGAAGCATACAATTCACCATTCCCGGATAGTATTGAGAAATATCTATTCCACAATGAATGCCTTTTTCCTGCATACGCCTGATAATTGAAGCAATGCGAAAGTCGTTCTTCGCCTTTAAAACAAATTCATTAAAAAAAGGGTTGTGAAAAACAGGTTCAAAAATATCCAGATTACAGAGTCGTTCAAATGCATAATGGCTTTTCTGAATATTCAAATTACCAATTTCAGCGATCCCCTTTTTCCCCAGCGCACAAAGGTAAATACATGCCCGAAGGGCAAGCAGCGCCTGATTTGTACAAATGTTAGAGGTCGCCTTTTCCCGCCGGATATGTTGTTCTCTTGGCTGCAACGTCAGCACAATACACCGTCTCCCGGCCTTATCAACAGTCTCTCCGGCTATCCTCCCAGGCATTTTTCTCAGTAGCTCATTTTTTACAGTAAAAAATCCCAGGTAAGGCCCTCCGTAATTTAAATAGTTCCCCAAAACCTGCCCCTCTCCTACGGCAATATCGG from Candidatus Kuenenia stuttgartiensis carries:
- a CDS encoding aspartate-semialdehyde dehydrogenase; translated protein: MSVNIAIVGATGAVGKEFLSILESRKFPLNELRLLASGRSAGKKILFCGKDYIVQELTKNSFKGIKIALFSAGADISKEYAPYAIESGAVCVDNSSAFRMDDDVPLVVPEVNPYDIPKHHGIIANPNCSTIQMVVALKPIHDAVKIKRVVVSTYQAVSGAGLKAIDELKKEAMSILEGKEGFQRKLFPHQIAFNVLPQIPQSKAFLPNGYTSEEMKMVNETQKIMGDHSIRVTATTVRVPVIRGHSESVNIETVKKITAAEVKRLLSTAPGVKVIDDPANQLYPLASETAGRDEVFVGRIREDISIDNGIDMWIVSDNIRKGAALNAIQIAEKLL
- a CDS encoding EAL domain-containing protein codes for the protein MNAFMPICSKCFALTFDKEEIYGAITRINCMGLRCKPEAAKAHYLKTDTTMKILIANYSEDDLRFLERMLEKHGGEVTSATNGLTAFETLQNNRFDLIICDILMPHMDGFQFCRKCKTNKYLRNIPFIFYTTAFTGRRAREYAMSLGADRLLVKPMPADIFIDAVMSTLNGYKKYLPHPISAFSGKDETEFCRNYNEYLIRKLERQLLDSEGENIGLEENELKFANLASVINDGIVVLNENGHITHWNPAAEKIFGYSEEEMKGKNILNVIGGAEHTEPEMRFFNNIKAGCIINETIEITGVKKNKSEFPLEASFSTLQIGRQIHIIAIFRDISERRKKDDEKRKKQAILQLINEVFDTAHDLLTVDSTMRLYLKKMCRYLGWPVGHICKVIYTVNGAIRLESTRLWYFENTKEFSLLRKIGENTILKPGEDLPGKVFSSRKMEWIPDVTKDSNCIRAQHAIVKSAAIGVRGAFAFPIKEGDKILYIFEFFSRKEEKPQAIFFEVVDNLALQLGRLIERKRADERIRKLSQVVEQSPASILITDKEGIIEYVNPKLAELTGYTGDEIIGRTPRMLKSGKTSNETYRNLWNTIISGKEWQGELLNKKKTGELYWEHVHISPIRNHKGHVTNYLAIKEDITEHKKFETQLLNMATRDPLTNLFNRRRFQEELQYWIAQTLRYGATGALLFLDLDNFKYVNDTLGHQAGDELLIRLAEMLRSRLRDTDIFARFGGDEFAILLPYTDREKAGLIANEILELTREHTFEHSKVTFSIGIVIFPEHGRDAETLLVNADLAMYRAKESGRNRFCVFSQEQKTHIEAQINWEKRIRNALDNDRFVLHLQPVIDLSNKNIIGYEALLRMLGEKDELIFPAEFLSIAERFGLIRDIDRWVVCSAIRLAAEQQFSDRGIFLDINLSGKAFADTELLGIIKHQFNTSGTKPGSIVFEMTETAMMENMIAAQDFLAALKHMDCRFSLDDFGSGFSSFNYLRHLTVDYLKIDGSFINDLPNNPVDQHMVKAIVELAHGLKKRTVAEFADSGDTLQLLRKLGVNYAQGNYIGKPRSVSEVFN
- a CDS encoding PilZ domain-containing protein; amino-acid sequence: MKCKTLEKRKSKRSYLSWLVKVRDYSRTLLHETEIIDVSRKGMKIRTRAKAPQQGFAIVVRIPVVDSHEESKPVLTMVKWIQE
- a CDS encoding tetratricopeptide repeat protein, producing MKTTIITIIIVFALTTISYCQNKEQEDPTDASINAFKQAIAANPEFVEAHYNLGVLYDEKGMTEEAIGAYIKTIETDANFVKAYNNLSVIYYKLKQTDKAIETIKKAIAISPKYSEALYNLGIYYYEKTQYNEAIKAFKDAVKRNTRFDMGFYNLGVAYAAIDATDESIAAFKRVIELNPKYPDAYYNLGVAYSKKNQFDEAIQLLKKALEINPKDSKTHFALGIIYTVKDKAK